A single window of Sphaerodactylus townsendi isolate TG3544 linkage group LG03, MPM_Stown_v2.3, whole genome shotgun sequence DNA harbors:
- the LOC125429244 gene encoding MYG1 exonuclease-like, producing MLRISALLPRLARGIMPGPKRPRPTRIGTHRGTFHCDEALACFLLRLLPAYQDAEIVRTRDSQLLLECDVVVDVGGEYDPQKHRYDHHQRSFGESMHSLNVDKPWQTKLSSAGLVYFHFGSQILANRLGLKEEDPIVRVLHDKLYENFVEEIDAIDNGISQWDGEPRYAMTTNVSARNDKAGMTKTKILR from the exons ATGCTCCGAATCTCGGCGCTGCTTCCACGCCTGGCGCGGGGCATCATGCCTGGCCCAAAGCGCCCGCGCCCGACCCGCATTGGCACCCACAGGGGCACCTTCCACTGCGACGAGGCGCTCGCTTGCTTCCTCTTGCGCCTGCTTCCTGCTTACCAG GATGCAGAGATTGTCCGGACACGGGATTCCCAGCTGCTGTTggagtgtgatgtggtggtggaCGTTGGGGGTGAATATGACCCACAGAAACACCGTTATGATCATCACCAGAG GTCGTTTGGAGAGTCGATGCACAGCCTGAACGTGGATAAACCTTGGCAGACCAAGCTGAGCAGTGCAGGGCTAGTGTATTTCCATTTTGGCTCCCAGATTCTGGCTAATCGATTGGGCCTGAAGGAAGAAGATCCTATCGTACGTGTCCTCCATGACAAG TTGTATGAAAATTTTGTGGAGGAGATTGATGCTATCGACAACGGCATCTCTCAGTGGGATGGGGAGCCTCGCTATGCCATGACCACCAATgtgagcgccaggaatgacaaaGCTGGAATGACAAAGACCAAGATACTGAGGTAA